From a region of the Pontixanthobacter gangjinensis genome:
- a CDS encoding DUF3990 domain-containing protein produces MTRSRPFFHGTILSRISENLEAEEGSCLDSFKVDLAKCKSRTDFGKGFYLTSSLDQAKNWANVLLHRLLFRRRGEVIVDKAVVLEFVLNSEELAKLDNLWFVRPEHNFHSFVARCREHDVWHKENKNSPPYDTVAGPVTLYPQEQLVHDADQFSFHTSRAASILNTPTIRSLGSFETGKFQTAYMH; encoded by the coding sequence TTGACTAGAAGCAGGCCCTTTTTCCACGGCACAATTCTTTCAAGAATTTCAGAAAATTTGGAAGCTGAGGAAGGCAGTTGCCTCGATTCCTTTAAGGTCGACCTGGCAAAATGCAAGTCGAGGACTGATTTTGGGAAAGGTTTCTATCTCACGAGTTCACTTGACCAAGCAAAGAACTGGGCCAACGTCTTGCTGCACCGCCTTTTGTTCCGACGGCGTGGAGAAGTAATTGTTGATAAAGCTGTCGTTTTGGAATTCGTACTCAATAGCGAAGAATTGGCGAAATTGGACAACCTCTGGTTCGTGAGACCAGAGCACAATTTTCACAGTTTCGTTGCCAGATGCCGAGAACATGATGTTTGGCACAAAGAGAACAAAAATTCCCCCCCTTATGATACTGTCGCGGGTCCCGTCACTCTCTATCCTCAAGAGCAGTTAGTGCACGATGCAGACCAATTCAGTTTCCACACATCACGTGCAGCTTCAATCTTGAATACACCCACTATTCGCAGCTTAGGATCATTCGAGACAGGCAAGTTCCAAACAGCTTACATGCATTAG
- a CDS encoding restriction endonuclease, with protein sequence MKLEDLVKDWGEFEDLVAELHKTGDVTVERNVVLSGQSGAPRQIDVVIRHKSALFEHLILVECKYWKRRVRREQVDAFVTAVRDLRAARGIIVSTKGFQKGAVTQAWLDGIDLFSIRELSKAEWGLPGRIFDMFLHIVQVGTPRVTFPSAQFLPRFDGAGPPEIALHFEGGEPGSANPLRRPDGHPTGESLEAVVLEGAHRIVRHASEAVGVFNNERDGNYYLRCPGTLACDPPLIIATRTGLILAKTIAMDIPVKIDQSRITLDRSDHLTFALAIEDKVTGLVRTAARRPGSLKTEVSPAVPAAMDERDPPFQNGSVAKVFLKGFHDVSEIDALTLVDLTAVSVPRLYRDPSDD encoded by the coding sequence ATGAAATTGGAAGATCTGGTCAAGGATTGGGGAGAGTTCGAGGACCTCGTCGCCGAGCTGCACAAAACCGGCGACGTGACTGTCGAGCGCAATGTCGTGCTGAGCGGCCAGTCCGGCGCGCCTCGCCAGATCGACGTCGTCATTCGCCACAAAAGCGCGCTCTTCGAGCATCTCATCCTCGTGGAATGCAAATATTGGAAACGCCGGGTCCGCCGCGAGCAGGTCGATGCCTTCGTCACCGCCGTTCGCGATCTGCGCGCCGCGCGCGGGATCATCGTCTCGACCAAAGGTTTCCAGAAAGGCGCCGTCACCCAAGCGTGGCTCGATGGCATCGACTTGTTCTCAATCCGCGAGCTTAGCAAAGCCGAATGGGGCCTGCCCGGCCGGATCTTCGATATGTTCCTGCACATTGTCCAAGTCGGCACGCCTAGGGTAACGTTTCCTAGCGCTCAATTTCTGCCGCGTTTCGACGGCGCTGGCCCGCCCGAGATCGCCTTGCATTTCGAGGGCGGCGAACCTGGTTCTGCAAATCCGCTGCGCCGTCCCGATGGCCACCCGACCGGAGAGAGTCTCGAGGCGGTAGTGCTCGAAGGCGCTCATCGCATCGTCCGTCACGCAAGCGAAGCGGTGGGGGTGTTCAACAATGAGCGGGATGGCAATTATTATCTCCGATGTCCGGGCACGTTGGCCTGCGACCCGCCGCTCATTATCGCGACGCGCACAGGCCTTATCCTCGCGAAAACGATCGCCATGGATATCCCGGTCAAGATTGACCAAAGTCGAATCACTTTAGATCGCAGTGACCATCTAACATTCGCTTTGGCGATCGAGGACAAGGTGACCGGGCTTGTTCGGACCGCCGCCCGAAGGCCTGGCTCACTTAAAACCGAGGTAAGTCCGGCGGTGCCTGCGGCGATGGACGAACGCGATCCGCCATTCCAAAACGGCTCGGTAGCGAAGGTCTTTCTTAAAGGTTTTCACGACGTCAGCGAGATCGACGCACTGACCCTTGTCGATCTGACTGCGGTCTCGGTACCCCGGCTCTATCGCGATCCTTCTGACGACTGA
- a CDS encoding DUF3489 domain-containing protein translates to MTTATKTSGKARNRRMARMPADSGGDNEQAGTKKTAAGIAKTGTKTSATTKKSSKTELVLGMLRRAEGATLDQMVEATGWLPHTTRAALTGLKKKGHMVTSEKLDGVRTYRVAAFSNA, encoded by the coding sequence ATGACCACCGCAACCAAAACTTCCGGCAAAGCCCGCAATCGTCGCATGGCACGCATGCCTGCCGATAGCGGCGGCGACAACGAGCAGGCAGGAACGAAGAAGACTGCTGCGGGAATTGCAAAAACAGGTACCAAAACCAGCGCGACAACAAAGAAGTCGAGCAAGACCGAACTGGTCCTCGGCATGTTGCGCCGTGCCGAAGGCGCAACGCTTGACCAGATGGTCGAAGCCACAGGCTGGCTACCGCATACCACGCGCGCAGCACTGACGGGCCTGAAGAAGAAGGGTCATATGGTTACGAGCGAGAAGCTGGACGGCGTGCGCACCTACCGCGTCGCGGCATTCAGCAACGCGTAA
- a CDS encoding DUF2924 domain-containing protein encodes MGLDDKIGRLVAMTSVQKKAEWRRVFGSPAPPAFGIALMTRAIAARYQEKALGGLTKAELRMLEVQSRKDQRHPRGVRAASAKPGTWLSRTWHGEVHEVVVLEGAFEYRGDRYRSLTSIAKHITGAAWSGPRFFGLHSPRLGALGVTRHG; translated from the coding sequence ATGGGCCTCGACGACAAAATCGGGCGTCTCGTGGCAATGACATCAGTTCAGAAAAAGGCGGAGTGGCGTAGAGTGTTCGGCTCACCTGCGCCGCCAGCTTTTGGTATCGCATTGATGACCCGCGCCATCGCCGCCCGATATCAGGAGAAAGCGCTGGGCGGGCTCACCAAAGCGGAGCTGCGCATGCTCGAGGTCCAGTCGCGCAAAGATCAGCGCCATCCGCGAGGTGTTAGAGCTGCGAGCGCCAAACCCGGCACTTGGCTCTCGCGAACATGGCATGGCGAGGTCCACGAAGTGGTCGTGCTCGAAGGAGCCTTTGAATATCGCGGCGACCGGTACCGTTCGCTTACCTCCATCGCCAAGCATATCACCGGAGCAGCGTGGTCTGGCCCGCGCTTCTTTGGCCTGCACAGCCCTCGCCTCGGAGCCTTGGGAGTGACCCGTCATGGCTAG
- a CDS encoding recombinase family protein, translating into MASDTKKMRCAVYTRKSTEEGLDKAFNSLDAQREACEAYILSQQHEGWRVLPDLYDDGGFSGGSMERPALRQLLADVKAGKIDVVVVYKIDRLTRALADFAKIVDVLDGADASFVSVTQAFSTTTSMGRLTLNVLLSFAQFEREVGAERIRDKIAASKAKGMWMGGGVPLGYEAKDRKLLIVPDEAATVCGIMERYIASGSIRRLVEELRRDGFVSKRRVMKDGSVRGGVPFKRGALAYMLSNRIYVGEVVHKDKVYPGEHDAIVSRELFDAVQAKLADRTASTDGVVRRRVSLLAGLIRDDLGRPMSPCHTRNHGRRYSYYASSMNDDASSPALRLPAGELELSVRNTIAKWLRDGDHMRELAAGQSAEDIERMFKCCSDLATRIVTAPIAEARTLLEQLTLQVLVTAKGASASFELSVLGTTAGLVDIPEKRIGIAIPTSQSNYGHEPRLRLEPAGAGLISRDERLVELIARAFAAREQLLGLDQHQLDALPVTKLRHLQRTARVSYLDPAIIRAILNGTQPSRLSARSVWRMSDLPLDWTSQRQAFGIHTPQS; encoded by the coding sequence ATGGCTAGCGATACGAAGAAGATGCGCTGCGCGGTGTACACGCGGAAGTCTACCGAGGAGGGTCTCGACAAAGCGTTCAACAGTCTCGACGCCCAACGCGAAGCTTGCGAGGCCTATATCCTGTCGCAGCAGCATGAGGGCTGGCGCGTGCTTCCCGATCTATATGATGATGGCGGGTTCTCTGGCGGCAGTATGGAGCGCCCTGCCCTGCGCCAGCTGCTTGCCGATGTGAAGGCCGGTAAGATAGATGTTGTTGTTGTCTATAAGATCGACCGACTGACAAGGGCGCTCGCCGACTTTGCCAAGATCGTTGATGTGCTTGATGGAGCCGATGCCTCGTTCGTAAGCGTGACGCAGGCCTTCTCGACCACCACCTCAATGGGACGCCTGACCCTCAATGTTCTGCTCTCTTTCGCGCAGTTCGAGCGCGAGGTCGGAGCCGAACGCATCCGCGACAAGATCGCCGCCAGCAAGGCCAAGGGCATGTGGATGGGCGGCGGGGTTCCGCTTGGTTACGAGGCGAAGGATCGCAAGCTGCTGATCGTTCCGGATGAAGCAGCGACGGTCTGTGGGATCATGGAGCGATATATAGCGAGCGGTTCCATACGCAGGCTCGTGGAAGAACTTCGCCGTGATGGATTCGTTAGCAAGCGGCGTGTGATGAAGGACGGGTCGGTTCGAGGCGGCGTCCCATTTAAGCGCGGCGCGCTAGCTTACATGCTGTCAAACCGCATCTACGTCGGCGAGGTAGTCCATAAGGACAAGGTCTATCCCGGCGAGCATGATGCGATCGTCAGTCGCGAGCTTTTTGATGCGGTCCAAGCTAAGCTGGCGGACCGAACTGCCAGCACAGATGGTGTAGTGCGAAGGCGCGTGTCGCTGCTCGCTGGTTTGATCCGCGATGACCTTGGCCGTCCGATGTCGCCCTGCCACACGCGCAATCATGGGCGCCGCTACTCATACTACGCTTCCAGCATGAACGACGATGCTTCCAGCCCTGCTTTGCGGCTGCCCGCTGGCGAGCTTGAGCTGTCGGTCAGGAACACGATCGCCAAGTGGCTTCGGGACGGTGACCACATGCGCGAGTTAGCGGCAGGACAGAGTGCCGAAGATATTGAGCGCATGTTCAAATGCTGCTCCGATTTGGCGACACGCATTGTCACCGCGCCGATTGCCGAGGCTCGAACCCTGCTGGAGCAACTCACGTTGCAAGTGTTGGTCACTGCCAAAGGTGCTAGCGCTTCTTTTGAATTATCGGTGCTGGGTACGACTGCTGGACTAGTGGACATCCCCGAGAAGCGCATCGGCATCGCCATTCCAACCAGTCAGTCAAATTATGGCCACGAACCTCGGCTGCGATTGGAACCAGCCGGGGCCGGTCTAATCTCTCGCGACGAGCGGCTCGTTGAACTGATCGCACGCGCGTTTGCGGCACGGGAGCAATTGCTTGGTCTCGACCAACATCAACTTGACGCTCTGCCGGTTACCAAGCTGCGTCATCTCCAGCGAACTGCGCGGGTGAGTTATCTTGATCCGGCTATCATCCGAGCCATACTGAATGGCACGCAGCCCTCCCGGCTTAGCGCCCGTTCTGTTTGGCGCATGAGCGACCTACCGCTCGACTGGACCAGCCAGCGCCAAGCGTTTGGGATCCACACCCCACAATCATAA
- a CDS encoding tyrosine-type recombinase/integrase, with product MKQQKLTEKIVREMIPPSIQDQLIVRDIVMMGLAIRITRSGHRAFVFNYYCNGTQRRMTIGSPPAWSVSAARERAKQIRRQIDAGVDPLEEKRKARDEETLAGVWKRYRDDVLSTRSSKTQVNVTSIWDRLVLPALGRQRLAYIHQPDIEKLHRKVSQRTPTQSNRMLASIQHVFSKSIQWGLSEQNPVKGVERNREAGRVRFLSDTELERFLSVLRQSPKTPSSLAIEFLLLTGARSGETFRAKWSEFDLDAAVWQKPAANTKSRKLHRVPLSPEAIQLLLSSQRIAVNEYVFPGKSGAHLTTVKTLFTRLIKEARIEGFRIHDLRHSYASMLAIQGVPLLAIGNLLGHSQLSTTARYAHLDDSNLREATRMVGNKVKMHGK from the coding sequence ATGAAACAACAAAAGCTGACGGAGAAGATCGTCCGAGAGATGATACCCCCGTCCATCCAAGATCAATTGATCGTGAGAGACATCGTAATGATGGGTCTCGCTATACGGATCACGAGATCAGGCCATCGTGCTTTCGTGTTCAATTATTATTGCAACGGGACGCAAAGGCGCATGACTATCGGTTCGCCTCCCGCTTGGTCCGTTTCTGCCGCTAGGGAACGAGCGAAACAAATCAGACGGCAGATTGATGCGGGCGTTGACCCACTGGAAGAAAAGCGAAAAGCACGTGACGAGGAAACTTTGGCAGGAGTTTGGAAACGTTATCGCGATGACGTTCTGTCTACGCGTTCTTCAAAAACTCAAGTGAATGTGACATCAATTTGGGACCGCCTTGTGCTCCCTGCTTTGGGTAGACAGAGGCTTGCCTACATTCACCAGCCGGACATCGAAAAATTGCACCGAAAGGTAAGCCAGCGAACACCGACACAATCCAACCGGATGCTGGCGAGTATTCAGCATGTGTTTTCAAAAAGTATCCAATGGGGCTTATCGGAACAGAACCCCGTCAAAGGCGTCGAAAGGAACAGGGAAGCGGGCCGCGTGCGCTTTTTGAGCGACACGGAACTTGAGAGATTTCTCTCCGTCCTCCGCCAATCGCCGAAAACACCATCGAGTTTAGCAATCGAGTTTCTGCTTCTTACAGGGGCTCGTAGCGGAGAAACTTTTCGAGCGAAGTGGAGTGAGTTCGATCTAGATGCGGCAGTTTGGCAAAAGCCTGCCGCTAACACAAAGAGCCGGAAGCTACACCGCGTTCCCCTTAGCCCCGAGGCCATTCAACTGCTGCTATCGTCACAAAGGATTGCGGTAAACGAATACGTTTTTCCCGGAAAAAGCGGGGCACACCTAACGACCGTAAAAACCTTGTTCACGCGGCTGATTAAGGAGGCTCGAATTGAAGGCTTTCGCATCCATGACCTTCGCCATTCTTATGCTTCCATGTTGGCAATCCAAGGCGTGCCACTTCTTGCTATCGGTAATCTACTGGGGCATTCGCAACTTAGCACTACTGCGAGATACGCCCACCTTGATGACAGCAACCTGCGAGAGGCTACACGGATGGTAGGAAACAAGGTCAAAATGCATGGGAAATAA
- a CDS encoding reverse transcriptase domain-containing protein, protein MASLSGQRRYKRELLARVASHSQGRGSSVTDPLLQCEIRRYLLSHAVQSATLHYNWAKKLNEIEASKLWAQRQRSPIVPSDFRRIQPVQISWRPKKRSTSGHRKICSLPSSLKMFHSLANDLIRAQHQPRAHIGDWKGRGRDYQVKTIASAITATSQWVVVADVNRAFQNVNANALYQLPYLPEALTRRAIDHRSHRFDQWSGSNPAWDTSSPLHDELKVAPSGILEGSPASNAIFSVLLDDLPDHLDETIKCFVYCDNIILIASSEAHAREGANALVRYFADHRAGPFEVTSNCRPVWAGFDHLGYLISHQWNGETIINLPHRSWEKLHKRLSNPDQSEDDVKRWFRASFGAITNDLRSGWECLIDDNISRERKC, encoded by the coding sequence ATGGCCTCCCTATCAGGACAGCGGCGATACAAACGGGAGTTGCTTGCTAGGGTTGCAAGCCATAGCCAGGGCAGAGGTTCGAGTGTAACCGATCCTTTGCTACAATGTGAAATACGCCGCTATCTTTTATCCCATGCAGTCCAATCGGCCACACTCCACTACAATTGGGCAAAAAAGCTGAATGAAATAGAGGCTTCCAAATTGTGGGCGCAGCGGCAAAGAAGCCCTATTGTTCCGTCCGACTTCCGGCGCATTCAGCCTGTGCAGATTAGCTGGCGACCAAAAAAGAGAAGCACCAGCGGTCATCGGAAAATCTGCTCGCTGCCATCATCCTTAAAAATGTTCCATTCTCTCGCGAACGATCTGATCCGGGCACAGCACCAGCCGCGCGCCCACATTGGCGACTGGAAAGGGCGAGGTCGTGACTATCAAGTGAAAACTATCGCGAGTGCAATCACGGCCACTTCGCAATGGGTCGTTGTCGCTGACGTCAATCGCGCATTTCAGAATGTGAACGCCAATGCGCTATACCAACTTCCGTATCTCCCCGAAGCATTGACCCGTAGGGCTATCGACCATCGGTCACATCGTTTCGATCAATGGAGTGGAAGCAATCCTGCTTGGGACACCAGTAGCCCCTTGCATGATGAACTCAAAGTCGCCCCGTCCGGTATATTGGAGGGCTCCCCTGCGTCGAACGCGATTTTCTCGGTGCTACTAGATGATCTTCCGGATCACTTAGACGAAACTATAAAGTGCTTCGTCTACTGTGACAATATTATCTTGATAGCTTCGAGCGAAGCGCATGCCCGCGAGGGGGCGAACGCTCTGGTCCGGTATTTTGCCGACCACCGGGCGGGGCCATTTGAGGTTACGAGCAATTGCCGCCCTGTCTGGGCGGGGTTTGACCATCTAGGGTATTTGATCTCCCATCAATGGAACGGTGAAACGATCATCAATCTTCCGCATCGTAGTTGGGAGAAATTGCATAAGCGACTTTCTAACCCCGACCAGTCAGAAGACGACGTAAAGAGATGGTTTAGGGCGTCGTTTGGAGCCATCACAAACGATCTCCGAAGCGGCTGGGAATGCCTGATCGACGATAATATTTCTCGGGAGAGAAAGTGCTGA
- a CDS encoding HNH endonuclease family protein, with the protein MIRIAHKPEYPDFDAQVRQPGATFLANCPNPSSAQYRKKNYWSRAAPELHAAYSGICAYTAVYLPQQGSVDHFRPKSAFPQLAYEWSNFRLASGRVNSAKGSKAEVLDPFEIEDDWFHLDIPECLMRANAALPRETRVRINATINSLRLNDDDHYAQDRCNILMEYASGDVTLGFLHRRYPFLAKEVERQGLEPDDLRGLFRM; encoded by the coding sequence ATGATCCGCATTGCGCACAAGCCCGAATATCCCGATTTCGACGCACAAGTTCGGCAACCGGGAGCCACATTCTTGGCGAATTGCCCCAATCCGTCGTCGGCGCAGTATCGCAAGAAAAATTATTGGAGTAGAGCAGCGCCAGAACTGCATGCGGCTTATTCTGGGATATGCGCATACACAGCAGTCTACCTTCCACAGCAGGGTTCGGTGGATCACTTTAGACCAAAGTCGGCCTTTCCCCAGTTAGCATACGAGTGGAGCAATTTTCGACTGGCGAGTGGGCGGGTCAATAGCGCGAAAGGCAGCAAAGCCGAGGTTCTTGATCCGTTTGAAATTGAAGATGATTGGTTTCATTTGGACATCCCAGAGTGTCTAATGCGAGCAAACGCTGCGCTGCCTAGAGAAACTCGGGTTCGGATCAACGCTACGATTAATTCCTTACGTTTGAACGACGACGACCATTACGCGCAAGACCGATGCAATATTTTGATGGAGTATGCTTCCGGAGACGTGACTTTGGGCTTTCTCCATCGGCGTTATCCTTTCTTAGCTAAGGAAGTAGAGCGGCAAGGGTTAGAGCCTGACGACCTCCGAGGACTGTTCCGGATGTGA
- a CDS encoding AAA family ATPase yields MYISSEAVVRAIHCLRASVHPFLGITFVACKAKQLSIGSTDQVSLDAITREHMDRHHRIDRRSARYFQPFKGSAAWWVVEKYPSSGLQTVNTQTFGDAFIHPRNTRSWGFAEDYLDVITRILNERQLAATVPADALAIWLLKGERLDHVRSYDDLVDVFTAKFTISDEERSRIFCRRAMDQELAFDKAISSEPLEMTAVARKLPSPPDAELEGGRTVVSLNLTNAGPAATLKLDYGPRLTIITGDNGLGKSFLLDFTWWAATGSWVEKPFLPPPDRADLTPSVSYSLSGRGDAVSSFQAAWNPTNQDWDRPNGAMTIDALAVFSRADGSFAVADPARSAFDRPGAGGGFLTAHEVWNGKPGMIEGLIRDWVKWQSANDQKTFDLFSSVLKRLSPEDLGTLCPGHPIRLPGDPREIPTIEHRYGTIPVTQASSGVQRVLLLAYLIIWSWQEHELASKRLGREPLRRMLVIVDELEAHLHPKWQRIVLPALLSTSDLLSSDLALQVIAATHSPMILASMEAEFDETTDLLYHLYGDGPSVKLEETRFVKYGDASGWLTSPLFGLKHARSREAEKAIEAAKDLQLQDSPDQQSVREVTERLKTNLASDDKFWPRWLFFAEKNGVDV; encoded by the coding sequence TTGTATATTAGTTCGGAAGCCGTGGTCAGGGCAATCCATTGCCTACGTGCGAGCGTTCATCCGTTTCTTGGAATTACGTTTGTCGCTTGCAAGGCCAAGCAGCTTAGCATTGGCTCGACCGACCAAGTCAGCCTCGACGCGATAACTCGCGAGCATATGGATCGGCATCACCGCATCGATCGGCGAAGTGCGCGTTATTTTCAGCCCTTTAAGGGCAGTGCGGCATGGTGGGTTGTCGAAAAATACCCGTCAAGTGGCCTACAAACGGTCAATACGCAGACTTTTGGTGATGCATTCATACATCCGCGCAACACCCGAAGTTGGGGCTTTGCCGAAGACTATCTTGATGTGATCACGCGGATACTAAACGAGCGCCAGTTGGCTGCGACGGTGCCTGCCGACGCGTTAGCTATTTGGCTCCTCAAAGGCGAACGCTTGGACCATGTCAGGTCCTACGATGACCTTGTGGATGTTTTTACCGCCAAGTTTACGATTTCTGACGAGGAAAGATCGCGGATATTTTGTCGCCGAGCAATGGATCAAGAACTGGCCTTTGATAAGGCAATTTCTTCCGAACCTTTGGAGATGACAGCCGTCGCACGGAAGCTACCGTCACCGCCAGATGCGGAGTTGGAAGGGGGGCGAACAGTTGTTTCTCTCAATCTCACTAATGCAGGTCCGGCAGCTACGCTCAAACTTGACTACGGGCCTCGGCTTACGATCATCACCGGAGACAACGGACTGGGCAAGTCGTTCTTGCTCGACTTCACTTGGTGGGCAGCAACAGGTTCTTGGGTGGAAAAGCCATTTTTGCCTCCTCCTGACCGTGCGGACCTCACGCCATCCGTAAGCTATTCACTAAGCGGTCGGGGCGATGCGGTTTCTTCGTTTCAAGCTGCTTGGAACCCTACAAACCAAGATTGGGATCGACCCAATGGTGCGATGACGATTGATGCGCTGGCGGTCTTTTCGCGGGCTGACGGCTCTTTCGCGGTGGCCGACCCAGCGCGTTCGGCTTTTGATCGTCCGGGCGCAGGTGGAGGGTTCCTCACCGCGCACGAAGTCTGGAACGGCAAACCCGGAATGATCGAGGGGCTAATCCGGGACTGGGTCAAGTGGCAATCCGCGAACGATCAAAAGACCTTCGATCTGTTCTCAAGCGTTCTGAAACGCTTGTCTCCGGAAGACCTTGGGACACTTTGCCCCGGACACCCAATTCGACTTCCGGGCGATCCACGTGAGATACCAACTATCGAACACCGCTACGGCACAATCCCAGTAACCCAAGCGTCGTCCGGTGTTCAAAGGGTGCTTCTGCTTGCCTACCTAATAATCTGGTCTTGGCAGGAGCATGAGTTAGCCTCGAAGCGCCTGGGTCGCGAGCCGCTCCGTCGTATGCTGGTGATCGTCGATGAACTCGAAGCGCATCTGCACCCTAAGTGGCAGCGGATCGTTCTACCTGCCCTTTTGAGCACGTCGGACTTATTAAGTAGCGATCTGGCTTTGCAAGTTATTGCTGCGACCCACTCACCCATGATCCTTGCGTCGATGGAGGCGGAGTTCGATGAAACTACTGATCTGCTTTATCACCTCTATGGGGATGGCCCCTCGGTTAAGCTGGAGGAGACCCGCTTCGTCAAATACGGCGACGCAAGTGGTTGGCTAACATCGCCATTGTTCGGGTTGAAACACGCAAGATCACGCGAAGCGGAGAAGGCAATCGAAGCCGCGAAGGACTTGCAACTGCAAGATAGTCCCGATCAGCAATCGGTGAGGGAGGTCACTGAACGGCTCAAGACTAATCTCGCATCGGACGATAAGTTCTGGCCACGCTGGTTGTTTTTTGCCGAAAAGAATGGGGTGGACGTATGA